From Pseudomonas sp. FP2335, the proteins below share one genomic window:
- the hemB gene encoding porphobilinogen synthase codes for MTSQFPQARPRRLRRSPELRGLFQETEFTLNDLVLPIFVEEEIDDFVPITSMPGVQRIPEKKLAAEIERYARAGIKSVMTFGVSHHLDASGSDTWKERGLVSRMSSIIKDAVPEMIVMSDTCFCEYTDHGHCGVMHGAHVDNDATLVNLGKQAVAAARAGADVIAPSAAMDGQVQAIRRALDDAGFTHIPIMAYSTKFASALYGPFREAGGSALKGDRKSYQMNPMNRREAVRESLLDEQEGADALMVKPAGAYLDIIRDIREASRLPVAAYQVSGEYAMIKFGAQAGAIDEARVVRETLGSIKRAGADLIFTYFAMDLALAGI; via the coding sequence ATGACCAGCCAGTTCCCCCAAGCCCGCCCACGCCGCCTGCGCCGCTCCCCGGAGCTGCGTGGCTTGTTCCAGGAAACCGAGTTCACCCTCAACGATCTGGTGCTGCCGATTTTCGTCGAAGAAGAAATCGACGACTTCGTGCCGATCACCAGCATGCCCGGCGTGCAGCGTATCCCTGAGAAGAAACTGGCCGCCGAGATCGAGCGCTACGCCCGCGCCGGCATCAAGTCGGTGATGACCTTTGGCGTGTCCCACCACCTGGACGCCAGCGGCAGCGATACGTGGAAGGAGCGCGGCCTGGTCTCGCGCATGTCCTCGATCATCAAGGACGCCGTGCCGGAAATGATCGTGATGTCCGACACCTGTTTCTGCGAATACACCGACCACGGCCACTGCGGCGTGATGCACGGCGCCCACGTCGATAACGACGCGACCCTGGTCAACCTCGGCAAACAAGCCGTAGCCGCCGCCCGTGCTGGCGCCGATGTGATCGCACCGTCGGCAGCGATGGACGGGCAGGTCCAGGCGATCCGCCGGGCCCTGGATGACGCCGGTTTCACCCACATCCCGATCATGGCCTACTCGACCAAATTCGCCTCGGCCCTCTACGGCCCGTTCCGCGAAGCCGGCGGCAGTGCGCTCAAGGGCGACCGCAAAAGCTACCAGATGAACCCGATGAACCGCCGCGAAGCCGTGCGTGAATCGCTGCTGGATGAACAGGAAGGCGCCGATGCGCTGATGGTCAAGCCGGCCGGGGCCTACCTCGACATCATCCGCGACATCCGCGAAGCCTCGCGCTTGCCGGTGGCGGCGTATCAGGTGAGTGGTGAGTACGCGATGATCAAGTTCGGTGCCCAGGCGGGGGCGATTGATGAAGCTCGCGTGGTGCGCGAAACCCTCGGTTCGATCAAGCGGGCCGGTGCGGATTTGATCTTCACCTACTTTGCGATGGACCTGGCCCTGGCCGGGATCTAA
- a CDS encoding histidine phosphatase family protein, with protein sequence MTIKPPCLALRLKRYSYIMLPLLLVGGAIGLTLESRTSRAEQVDGVQTLVFLRHGEKPAGGLGQLNCQGLNRAMNLATVLPEKFGKANFVFAANPTRNVEEGEFDNSYSYIRPLMTISPSAIKLGLPVNIKFSANDTSALADELVEDKYHNATIYTAWSHGYLPELINKVASEASGEKHTITDDWSGSDYDTLYVLTLTWHNGKASLLSRNYKQGLNNGEESCPEPTQVSADS encoded by the coding sequence ATGACAATCAAGCCTCCGTGCCTTGCGTTACGCCTGAAACGCTATTCATACATCATGTTGCCGCTGTTGCTGGTCGGCGGCGCCATCGGCCTGACCCTGGAATCGCGCACCAGCCGCGCCGAGCAGGTAGACGGCGTGCAAACCCTGGTCTTCCTGCGCCACGGCGAAAAACCCGCCGGCGGCTTGGGCCAACTTAATTGCCAAGGCCTGAACCGGGCGATGAACCTCGCCACGGTACTGCCGGAAAAATTCGGCAAGGCCAACTTTGTGTTCGCCGCCAACCCGACGCGCAATGTCGAGGAAGGTGAGTTCGATAATTCCTACAGCTACATTCGCCCCCTGATGACCATCAGCCCCAGTGCCATCAAACTCGGCCTGCCGGTGAACATCAAATTTTCGGCAAACGACACCAGTGCCCTCGCCGATGAACTGGTGGAAGACAAGTACCACAACGCCACCATCTACACCGCCTGGTCCCACGGCTACCTGCCGGAGTTGATCAACAAGGTGGCGAGTGAAGCGTCGGGCGAAAAACACACCATCACCGACGACTGGTCCGGCAGCGACTACGACACCCTGTACGTGCTGACCTTGACCTGGCACAACGGCAAAGCGTCACTGCTGAGCCGCAACTACAAGCAAGGCTTGAACAACGGCGAAGAATCCTGCCCGGAACCGACGCAGGTGAGCGCTGACTCCTGA
- a CDS encoding DUF1993 family protein, translating into MTISLYAASIPVFKQMLTALSGVLTKAEAHAAAKNIEPNALLQARLFPDMFPLVRQVQIAVDFAKGVSARLAEVEVPKYEDNEVTFADLQALIAKVLAFLDTFKPEQIDGKEGIEIITRPGTPKEKRFSGQSYLLTYGLPQFFFHVTTAYALLRHNGVEVGKRDYMGAF; encoded by the coding sequence ATGACTATTTCCCTGTACGCCGCTTCCATCCCAGTCTTCAAGCAAATGCTCACCGCCCTGAGCGGTGTGTTGACCAAGGCCGAAGCCCACGCTGCAGCCAAGAACATCGAGCCGAACGCCTTGCTGCAAGCGCGCCTGTTCCCGGACATGTTCCCACTGGTGCGCCAGGTGCAGATCGCCGTGGACTTCGCCAAGGGCGTTTCCGCACGCCTGGCCGAGGTCGAAGTGCCGAAATACGAAGACAACGAAGTGACTTTCGCCGACCTGCAAGCCCTGATCGCCAAGGTGCTGGCCTTCCTCGACACCTTCAAGCCTGAGCAAATCGACGGCAAGGAAGGCATCGAGATCATCACCCGCCCTGGCACGCCGAAAGAGAAGCGCTTCAGCGGCCAGTCCTACCTGCTGACCTACGGCCTGCCGCAGTTCTTCTTCCACGTCACCACCGCGTACGCGCTGCTGCGTCATAACGGTGTGGAAGTGGGCAAGCGCGATTACATGGGCGCGTTCTAA
- a CDS encoding PhzF family phenazine biosynthesis protein, producing the protein MPIFDFKQLDVFSHVPLKGNPLAVVLGADSLTDQQMADFANWTNLSETTFLLTPRDPLADYRVRIFTTVQELPFAGHPTLGSCHAWLQAGGVPKGEDIVQECEIGLVRVRRQGDELAFIAPPLLRCGPVQSPVLERVCLGLGLSPEAVVRSQWVDNGAGWLALMLADRDQVLSLQPDYSQLLGLAVGVIAPCDPVRDDVDTQFEVRGFIAGDGAPEDPATGSLNAGIAQWLLGEGLAPERYVVSQGTALGRAGRIRVERQGDDIWVGGAVAVCIEGRLQL; encoded by the coding sequence ATGCCGATTTTCGATTTCAAACAACTGGATGTATTCAGCCACGTGCCCCTCAAGGGCAACCCGCTGGCTGTGGTGCTTGGCGCTGACAGCCTGACGGACCAGCAGATGGCCGATTTCGCCAATTGGACCAACCTCAGTGAAACCACGTTTTTGCTGACACCGCGTGATCCTCTCGCCGACTACCGGGTGCGAATTTTCACCACCGTGCAGGAACTGCCGTTCGCCGGACACCCGACGCTGGGCTCATGCCATGCGTGGCTGCAAGCAGGTGGTGTGCCCAAGGGCGAGGACATCGTCCAGGAGTGCGAGATCGGCTTGGTGCGTGTGCGTCGCCAAGGTGATGAGCTGGCGTTTATTGCTCCGCCGTTATTGCGTTGCGGTCCAGTGCAATCGCCTGTGCTGGAGCGAGTGTGCCTGGGGTTGGGCTTGAGTCCCGAAGCCGTTGTGCGCAGCCAGTGGGTCGACAATGGTGCTGGGTGGCTGGCGTTGATGTTGGCTGATCGCGATCAAGTGCTGAGTTTGCAGCCGGACTATTCGCAGTTGCTCGGTCTGGCGGTGGGGGTGATCGCCCCCTGCGACCCGGTGCGCGACGACGTGGACACGCAGTTTGAAGTGCGCGGCTTTATCGCTGGAGACGGCGCCCCGGAAGACCCGGCCACCGGCAGCTTGAATGCCGGTATCGCTCAATGGCTGCTGGGCGAAGGCTTGGCGCCAGAGCGTTATGTGGTCAGTCAGGGCACGGCCCTCGGGCGTGCAGGGCGGATTCGTGTCGAACGCCAGGGCGATGACATCTGGGTCGGCGGTGCGGTCGCGGTGTGCATTGAAGGGCGTCTACAGCTCTAG
- a CDS encoding TerC family protein — MDYLLQLAASPTAWVALATLIVMEIVLGIDNLIFISILTNKLPEQHRAKARRIGISMALVLRLGLLSTIAFIVQLTAPVFEVFGQAFSWKDMILIAGGLFLVWKATTEIHHSMDPEPEEKVSVGNTVTIGFAAAIGQILLLDLVFSIDSIITAVGMTEHLPIMIIAVVTSVIVMLVAAEPLAKFINDNPTVVMLALGFLIMIGMTLIAEGFGAHVPKGYVYAAMAFSAVIECLNIARRNRHKRLLAARQ; from the coding sequence ATGGATTACCTTTTACAGCTGGCCGCCAGCCCCACCGCCTGGGTGGCATTGGCGACGTTGATCGTCATGGAAATCGTGCTGGGCATCGATAACCTGATCTTTATCTCGATCCTCACCAACAAACTGCCTGAGCAGCACCGGGCCAAGGCGCGGCGCATCGGCATCAGCATGGCGCTGGTATTGCGCCTGGGCCTGTTGAGCACCATCGCGTTCATCGTGCAACTGACGGCGCCGGTGTTCGAAGTGTTCGGCCAGGCGTTCTCGTGGAAGGACATGATCCTGATCGCCGGCGGCCTGTTCCTGGTGTGGAAGGCTACCACCGAGATCCATCACAGCATGGACCCGGAGCCCGAGGAGAAGGTCAGCGTCGGCAATACGGTGACCATCGGTTTCGCGGCGGCCATCGGCCAGATCCTGTTGCTGGACCTGGTGTTTTCCATCGACAGCATCATTACCGCCGTGGGCATGACCGAGCACTTGCCGATCATGATCATCGCCGTGGTGACCTCGGTGATCGTGATGCTGGTGGCGGCTGAACCGCTGGCCAAGTTCATCAACGACAACCCCACCGTGGTAATGCTGGCCCTGGGCTTCCTGATCATGATCGGCATGACGCTGATCGCCGAAGGCTTCGGCGCCCATGTGCCAAAAGGCTACGTGTACGCAGCGATGGCGTTCTCGGCAGTGATCGAGTGCCTGAACATCGCTCGACGCAATCGCCACAAGCGCTTACTTGCAGCCCGTCAGTAA
- a CDS encoding shikimate 5-dehydrogenase, with protein MQMHPNKDTQLCMSLSARPGNFGLRFHNHLYEQLGLNFYYKAFSSRDLPGAIGGIRALGIRGCGVSMPFKEAAIALVDELDDSVQAIDSLNTIVNTDGHLKAYNTDYIAIEQLLKKHAVPTDSTFALRGSGGMAKAVASALRDGGYSNGLIVARNEAAGRALARNLGYEWQADLGDARPQMLINVTPIGMTGGAQADGLAFDAEAIDVADTVFDVVAIPAETPLIVRGRAQGKRVITGLEVIAIQALEQFVLYTGVRPTDEQFQAAVAFART; from the coding sequence ATGCAAATGCACCCCAACAAGGACACCCAACTGTGTATGTCGCTATCGGCGCGTCCCGGGAATTTTGGCCTGCGTTTTCATAACCACCTGTACGAACAGCTGGGTCTGAACTTCTACTATAAAGCCTTCAGCAGCCGGGATTTGCCCGGCGCGATCGGTGGTATCCGGGCGCTGGGCATTCGCGGTTGCGGGGTGTCGATGCCGTTCAAGGAGGCTGCCATTGCCTTAGTGGATGAACTCGACGATTCGGTTCAAGCCATCGACTCGCTCAACACCATCGTCAACACCGATGGCCATCTCAAGGCCTACAACACCGACTACATCGCCATCGAACAACTGCTGAAAAAGCATGCGGTACCCACAGACTCGACCTTCGCCCTGCGCGGCAGCGGCGGCATGGCCAAGGCCGTGGCCAGCGCCCTGCGTGACGGTGGCTACAGTAATGGCCTGATCGTGGCGCGCAACGAAGCGGCGGGCCGGGCGTTGGCACGCAACCTCGGGTACGAATGGCAGGCGGACCTGGGCGACGCACGCCCGCAGATGCTGATCAACGTGACACCCATCGGCATGACCGGCGGGGCGCAGGCGGATGGGTTGGCGTTTGACGCCGAGGCAATCGATGTGGCGGACACTGTGTTCGATGTGGTGGCGATCCCCGCTGAAACGCCGCTGATCGTGCGTGGACGTGCCCAGGGTAAGCGCGTGATTACCGGGCTGGAAGTGATTGCGATCCAGGCGTTGGAGCAGTTTGTGCTGTACACCGGGGTGCGGCCTACAGACGAGCAGTTCCAGGCGGCGGTCGCCTTCGCCCGAACCTAA
- a CDS encoding MFS transporter: MLFPILLLSAAGFTVLTTEFVIVGLLPSIARDLHVSVSQAGLLVTLFAFTVAAFGPFLTAYCARFPRKRLFISILILFGVANTVAALAPNIWVMALARLIPALGLPVFWALASETAVDIVGPEYAGRAIEKIGFGIVCATVFGIPVGTLISDMFGWRSAFAILAVVALAKALLLFIYLPVTAPKNAEVTLRSQFKILRNPLMQGHILLSILVFCGMFTAYTYLADILERLAGFDGTLVGWCLMGFGAVGLIGNSLGGRAVDRHPLIASMVFCGFMIAGMVALVPAIHSTIGLAAAMAVWGVTQAAMFLVSHVRLMKAAPHAPAFAASLNIAGANLGIGLGALVGGHVIDTLGLGSLGFAASGFILVSILLALWLMSVKSAPNYA; encoded by the coding sequence ATGTTGTTCCCCATCCTGCTGCTGTCGGCCGCCGGTTTTACCGTGCTGACCACGGAATTCGTCATCGTCGGCCTGCTGCCGTCCATCGCCCGGGACCTGCATGTCAGCGTGTCCCAAGCCGGGCTGCTGGTGACCTTGTTCGCGTTTACCGTCGCGGCATTCGGGCCGTTTCTCACGGCCTACTGCGCGCGCTTCCCACGCAAGCGCCTGTTTATCAGCATCCTGATCCTGTTCGGAGTGGCCAATACCGTGGCTGCGCTGGCGCCGAACATCTGGGTGATGGCCCTGGCGCGGTTGATTCCGGCGCTGGGCTTGCCAGTGTTTTGGGCCCTGGCCAGTGAAACCGCAGTGGACATCGTCGGCCCGGAGTACGCCGGGCGTGCCATCGAGAAGATCGGCTTCGGCATTGTCTGCGCCACCGTGTTCGGCATCCCGGTGGGCACGCTGATTTCCGATATGTTCGGCTGGCGCAGCGCGTTTGCCATCCTCGCGGTGGTGGCGCTGGCCAAGGCGTTGCTGCTGTTTATCTACCTGCCGGTGACTGCGCCGAAAAACGCCGAAGTGACGCTGCGCTCGCAGTTCAAGATCCTGCGCAACCCGTTGATGCAGGGGCATATCCTGCTATCGATCCTGGTGTTTTGCGGCATGTTCACCGCTTATACCTACCTGGCGGACATCCTTGAACGCCTGGCCGGGTTCGACGGCACGCTGGTGGGCTGGTGCTTGATGGGCTTTGGCGCGGTCGGGTTGATCGGCAACTCGTTGGGCGGGCGTGCGGTGGATCGTCACCCGCTGATTGCGTCCATGGTGTTCTGCGGTTTCATGATCGCTGGCATGGTTGCGTTGGTGCCGGCGATTCATTCCACCATCGGCCTGGCGGCCGCGATGGCGGTGTGGGGCGTGACCCAGGCGGCAATGTTCCTGGTCAGCCATGTGCGCTTGATGAAGGCCGCGCCCCATGCGCCGGCGTTCGCCGCTTCGCTGAACATCGCCGGGGCCAACCTGGGCATCGGCTTGGGCGCGCTGGTGGGCGGGCATGTGATCGACACCCTGGGCCTTGGCAGCCTGGGTTTTGCTGCGTCCGGGTTTATCCTCGTGTCGATCCTGCTGGCCCTGTGGCTGATGAGTGTCAAATCGGCGCCGAACTATGCCTGA
- a CDS encoding LysE family translocator, with amino-acid sequence MLSLNFLVTCLIVVLIPGTGVIFTVSTGLTAGKRASVFAALGCTAGIIPHLLASILGLSALLHTSALAFDMLKYAGVAYLLYVAYATWRDRSAFAVSDTPTVASARSLMLRAFLMNILNPKLTIFFLAFLPQFVAPGSTSPSVQLLVLSGVFMAMTFAVFVAYGLLANVFRRAVIESPRVQNWLRRSFAAAFAGLGLNLAFAQR; translated from the coding sequence ATGCTCAGCCTGAACTTCCTCGTCACGTGCCTGATTGTGGTGCTGATTCCCGGCACCGGGGTGATTTTTACCGTATCCACCGGCCTCACCGCCGGTAAACGCGCCAGCGTGTTCGCTGCGCTGGGCTGCACCGCCGGGATCATCCCGCACCTGCTGGCCTCGATTCTCGGCCTGTCCGCCCTGCTGCACACCAGTGCCCTGGCGTTCGACATGCTCAAGTATGCCGGCGTCGCCTACCTGCTGTATGTGGCCTATGCCACCTGGCGGGATCGCTCGGCGTTTGCCGTCAGTGACACGCCCACGGTCGCGAGTGCGCGCAGCCTGATGCTGCGCGCCTTCTTGATGAACATTCTGAATCCGAAGCTGACCATTTTCTTCCTGGCCTTTTTGCCGCAGTTCGTCGCGCCGGGCAGCACTTCACCTAGCGTGCAGCTGCTGGTACTGAGCGGCGTGTTCATGGCGATGACATTTGCGGTGTTCGTGGCGTATGGCCTGCTGGCCAATGTCTTTCGGCGCGCGGTGATCGAGTCGCCACGGGTGCAGAACTGGCTGCGTCGCAGTTTTGCGGCGGCCTTTGCGGGGTTGGGGTTGAATCTGGCGTTTGCGCAGCGCTGA
- the nhaR gene encoding transcriptional activator NhaR, whose product MLNYRQLHYFWVVAKTGSIVRACEQLNLTPQTISGQISLLEQTFGIALFQRVGRQLELTEAGRQALPYAEQMFQTGNELEAMLRAQPNEQQILFRVGVADVVPKSIVYRLIAPTMELSEPIRITCREDKLERLLADLAIQRLDLVISDSPMPTHLDIKGYSQKLGECGISFFATQALADAYSGTFPQCLQGAPLLIPGAETVVRSRLQRWFAEQQIQPRIIGEFDDSALMQAFGQSGSGIFIAPSVIADEVVRQYGVALIGQTTAVTESFYAISVERKVKHPGIVAITEGARRELFTALP is encoded by the coding sequence ATGCTCAATTACCGCCAATTGCATTACTTCTGGGTCGTGGCCAAGACGGGCAGCATCGTGCGCGCCTGCGAGCAACTGAACCTCACGCCCCAGACCATCAGCGGGCAGATCAGCCTGCTTGAGCAAACCTTTGGCATCGCGTTGTTTCAGCGGGTCGGCCGCCAGCTGGAGCTGACCGAAGCCGGGCGCCAGGCCCTGCCCTACGCCGAGCAGATGTTCCAGACCGGCAATGAATTGGAGGCGATGCTGCGCGCGCAGCCCAATGAGCAGCAGATCCTGTTCCGCGTCGGCGTGGCGGATGTGGTGCCCAAATCCATCGTCTACCGCCTGATTGCGCCGACCATGGAGCTGAGCGAACCGATCCGCATCACCTGCCGCGAAGACAAACTCGAACGGTTATTGGCTGACCTGGCGATCCAGCGCCTGGACCTGGTGATTTCCGACAGCCCGATGCCAACGCACCTGGACATCAAGGGCTACAGCCAGAAATTGGGCGAGTGCGGGATCAGCTTTTTCGCCACCCAGGCGTTGGCTGACGCCTACAGCGGCACCTTCCCACAGTGCTTGCAGGGGGCGCCGCTGTTGATTCCGGGTGCAGAAACGGTCGTACGCAGCCGTTTGCAGCGTTGGTTCGCCGAACAGCAGATCCAACCCAGGATCATCGGCGAGTTCGACGACAGCGCCTTGATGCAGGCCTTCGGCCAATCCGGCAGCGGGATTTTCATCGCCCCCAGCGTGATTGCCGATGAAGTGGTGCGCCAATACGGCGTGGCGTTGATTGGCCAGACCACGGCGGTCACCGAGTCGTTCTACGCGATCTCGGTCGAGCGCAAGGTCAAGCATCCCGGCATCGTGGCGATTACCGAAGGTGCCAGGCGGGAGTTGTTCACCGCCCTGCCCTGA
- a CDS encoding YceH family protein, with protein sequence MTAEHDTDTPEPRLNSTEIRILGCLIEKQATNPETYPLTLNALVLACNQKTSREPVMNLSQGQVGQSLRALEGQGFTRLVMGSRADRWEHRVDKALELVPAQVILTGLLFLRGPQTVNELLTRSGRMHDFEDAEQVVHQLERLIARGLALLVPRQAGQREDRYTHALGDPADIEVIIAARGNPVERGSTVSADRIEELEARIAALEERLTQLEQA encoded by the coding sequence ATGACCGCCGAGCACGACACCGACACCCCTGAGCCGCGCCTGAACAGCACGGAAATCCGCATCCTGGGCTGCCTGATCGAAAAACAGGCGACCAACCCGGAAACCTACCCCCTGACCCTCAACGCCCTGGTGCTGGCCTGCAACCAGAAGACCAGCCGCGAGCCGGTGATGAACCTCAGCCAAGGCCAGGTCGGCCAAAGCCTGCGCGCACTGGAGGGCCAGGGTTTTACCCGCCTGGTGATGGGCAGCCGCGCCGACCGCTGGGAACACCGCGTGGACAAGGCGCTGGAACTGGTGCCGGCCCAGGTGATCCTGACCGGGCTGCTGTTTTTGCGCGGCCCGCAAACCGTCAATGAACTGCTGACCCGCAGCGGGCGCATGCACGACTTTGAAGATGCCGAGCAGGTCGTGCATCAGCTGGAACGCCTGATAGCCCGCGGGTTGGCGCTGTTGGTGCCGCGTCAGGCGGGGCAGCGGGAAGATCGCTATACCCATGCGCTGGGGGACCCGGCAGATATTGAGGTGATTATCGCGGCGCGAGGCAATCCGGTGGAGCGTGGGAGCACGGTTTCAGCCGATCGCATTGAAGAGCTGGAAGCACGGATTGCCGCACTGGAAGAACGCCTGACCCAGCTGGAACAGGCATAA
- the sstT gene encoding serine/threonine transporter SstT, with translation MTAAPSLLQRLTRVSLVTQIVIGLIAGILLALLAPQAAQATGFIGKVFVTALKAVAPILVFVLVMASIANHKHGQETHIKPILFLYLLGTFAAAVVAVIASMWFPSPLVLITHDTSVSAPGGIGEVLQSLLLSVVDNPVSALMNANFIGILAWAIGMGIAIRHAGETTRTVLDDLSNGVTLIVRVVIRFAPLGIFGLVASTLATSGFGALLGYAHLLVVLIGCMLFVALVINPAIVFWKLRRNPYPLVLMCLRESGITAFFTRSSAANIPVNLALSKRLGLHEDTYSVSIPLGATINMAGAAITITVLTLAAVHTLGIAVDLPTAVLLSVVAAICACGASGVAGGSLLLIPLACSLFGIPSEIAMQVVAVGFIIGVLQDSAETALNSSTDVLFTAAACLGKEEQPA, from the coding sequence ATGACTGCTGCCCCTTCCCTGCTCCAGCGCCTGACACGTGTCAGCCTGGTTACACAAATTGTCATCGGTTTGATCGCCGGCATTCTGCTCGCGCTGTTGGCGCCCCAAGCGGCACAAGCCACCGGGTTTATCGGCAAAGTGTTTGTCACCGCGCTAAAGGCCGTGGCGCCAATCCTGGTGTTTGTGCTGGTAATGGCGTCGATCGCCAACCATAAACACGGCCAGGAAACCCATATCAAACCGATTCTGTTCCTGTACCTGCTTGGCACCTTTGCCGCCGCCGTGGTGGCGGTGATTGCCAGCATGTGGTTCCCGTCGCCCCTGGTGCTGATCACCCATGACACCTCCGTCAGCGCCCCCGGCGGTATCGGCGAAGTGTTGCAAAGCCTGCTGTTGAGCGTGGTGGACAACCCGGTCAGCGCGCTGATGAACGCCAACTTTATCGGCATCCTAGCGTGGGCCATCGGTATGGGCATCGCCATTCGCCATGCCGGTGAAACCACGCGCACCGTGCTGGACGACCTGTCCAACGGCGTGACGTTGATCGTACGCGTGGTGATCCGCTTCGCGCCCCTGGGCATCTTCGGCCTGGTCGCCTCGACCCTGGCCACCTCCGGTTTCGGCGCCCTGCTCGGTTACGCGCACCTGCTGGTGGTGCTGATCGGTTGCATGCTCTTCGTGGCGCTGGTGATCAACCCGGCCATCGTGTTCTGGAAACTGCGCCGCAACCCCTACCCACTGGTGCTGATGTGCCTGCGCGAAAGCGGCATCACCGCTTTCTTCACCCGCAGTTCGGCGGCGAATATCCCGGTCAACCTGGCACTGAGCAAGCGCCTGGGCCTGCATGAAGACACCTACTCGGTGTCGATCCCGCTCGGTGCCACCATCAACATGGCCGGCGCCGCCATCACCATCACCGTGCTGACCCTGGCCGCCGTACATACCCTGGGCATCGCCGTCGACCTGCCCACCGCCGTGCTGCTCAGCGTGGTCGCCGCGATCTGCGCCTGCGGTGCTTCGGGCGTGGCCGGAGGCTCGCTGCTGCTGATCCCGCTGGCGTGCAGCCTGTTTGGCATCCCCAGCGAGATCGCGATGCAGGTAGTTGCGGTCGGTTTCATCATCGGCGTGTTGCAGGATTCGGCGGAGACCGCGCTGAATTCGTCCACCGATGTACTGTTTACCGCTGCGGCGTGCCTGGGCAAGGAAGAACAACCGGCCTGA
- a CDS encoding glutathione S-transferase N-terminal domain-containing protein, which produces MNSLASFPINSKWPAQHPERLQLYSLPTPNGVKVSIMLEELGLPYEAHKVSFETQDQLSPEFLSLNPNNKIPAIIDPDGPGGQPLALFESGAILIYLAEKTSQLLSEDPATRYETLQWLMFQMGGIGPMFGQLGFFNKFAGKAYEDKRPRDRYAAESRRLLAVLEQRLLGRTWIMGDDYSIADIATFPWIRNLIGFYESGDLVGIADFPNVLRALDGFVARPAVIRGLNIPS; this is translated from the coding sequence ATGAACTCGCTTGCCAGCTTCCCGATTAATAGCAAATGGCCCGCTCAACACCCCGAACGCCTGCAACTGTACTCGCTGCCTACGCCCAACGGGGTAAAAGTCTCGATCATGCTTGAGGAGTTGGGCCTGCCCTATGAGGCGCACAAGGTCAGCTTCGAGACCCAGGACCAGTTGTCCCCCGAGTTCCTGTCCCTGAACCCCAACAACAAGATCCCCGCGATCATCGACCCCGACGGCCCCGGCGGCCAGCCATTGGCGCTGTTCGAGTCCGGCGCGATCCTGATCTACCTGGCGGAAAAAACCAGCCAGTTGCTCTCCGAGGACCCGGCCACCCGCTATGAAACCCTGCAATGGCTGATGTTCCAGATGGGCGGCATCGGGCCGATGTTTGGCCAGTTGGGCTTCTTCAACAAGTTTGCCGGCAAGGCCTACGAGGACAAACGCCCGCGCGACCGCTACGCCGCCGAGTCCCGACGCTTGCTGGCGGTGCTGGAGCAGCGCCTGCTGGGCCGCACCTGGATCATGGGCGACGACTACAGCATCGCCGACATCGCGACCTTCCCATGGATCCGCAACCTGATCGGCTTCTACGAATCAGGCGACCTGGTGGGTATCGCCGACTTCCCTAACGTACTGCGCGCGCTGGACGGCTTTGTGGCCCGCCCGGCGGTGATCCGTGGCCTGAATATTCCGAGCTGA